A genomic region of Salinibacter pepae contains the following coding sequences:
- a CDS encoding ABC transporter permease, whose product MRRFVFEVVEGVRIAGQAIWANKMRSTLTTLGVIIGIAAVTLMATVINGLDQEFEKALSQLGTDVLYVDQFPWGQNADREWWRLRNRPAIQPALAETIQERSRFAEAAAPMIDTDQQTTYRGREVEAEVMGSPPQYGRIRNVELSQGRFYTQAEERAGRQVCVIGATIAEELFPAITPLGKDVKMGGVPCTVVGVQTKKGESMFGGPGSPDERILMPFRTYDKVFGVSRREGVTVMAKVGNSALMSRAEEELTGIVRTARGVGPGEENNFAINDQQQVMDSFASVRIAIYGVGLFLTGLALVVGGIGVMNIMFVSVRERTKEIGIRKAVGAKRRTILFQFLVEAVIVCLIGGVLGLGLSALGTMGVSALGLNASLPAQTVGLAFAICVGVGILFGIAPAWQAATADPIDALRYE is encoded by the coding sequence ATGCGCCGTTTTGTCTTCGAAGTCGTGGAGGGGGTCCGCATTGCCGGGCAGGCCATCTGGGCCAACAAGATGCGGTCGACGCTCACCACGCTCGGCGTCATCATCGGCATCGCGGCGGTAACGCTGATGGCGACCGTCATCAACGGGCTCGACCAGGAGTTTGAGAAGGCCCTCTCGCAGCTCGGCACGGACGTGCTGTACGTGGACCAGTTTCCGTGGGGGCAAAACGCCGATCGCGAATGGTGGCGGCTGCGCAATCGCCCCGCCATTCAGCCGGCCCTGGCCGAGACCATCCAGGAGCGCTCGCGCTTTGCCGAGGCCGCGGCGCCGATGATCGACACGGATCAACAGACGACCTACCGGGGGCGAGAGGTGGAGGCTGAGGTTATGGGGTCGCCGCCCCAGTACGGGCGCATCCGAAACGTCGAACTCAGCCAGGGGCGGTTCTACACCCAAGCCGAGGAACGGGCGGGCCGGCAGGTCTGCGTAATCGGGGCCACCATTGCCGAGGAGCTCTTTCCGGCCATCACCCCGCTCGGGAAAGACGTCAAGATGGGAGGGGTCCCCTGCACGGTGGTGGGGGTGCAGACAAAGAAGGGAGAAAGCATGTTCGGGGGGCCCGGCTCGCCGGACGAGCGCATTCTCATGCCGTTTCGCACCTACGACAAGGTCTTCGGGGTCAGTCGCCGAGAGGGAGTGACCGTCATGGCGAAGGTCGGGAACTCGGCCCTGATGAGCCGGGCCGAGGAGGAACTGACCGGCATCGTGCGGACGGCCCGCGGGGTGGGGCCGGGGGAGGAGAACAATTTTGCGATCAACGACCAGCAGCAGGTCATGGACAGCTTCGCGAGCGTGCGCATCGCCATCTACGGGGTGGGACTGTTCCTGACCGGGCTCGCGCTGGTGGTCGGGGGCATCGGGGTAATGAACATCATGTTCGTGTCGGTGCGGGAGCGCACGAAAGAAATCGGCATCCGCAAGGCGGTGGGAGCGAAGCGGCGCACCATTCTGTTCCAGTTTCTCGTCGAGGCCGTCATTGTGTGCCTGATCGGGGGCGTGCTCGGGCTCGGGCTTTCCGCCCTCGGGACGATGGGGGTGAGCGCGTTGGGGCTCAACGCCTCCCTGCCGGCCCAGACGGTGGGCCTGGCCTTCGCCATCTGCGTCGGGGTGGGCATCCTGTTCGGCATCGCGCCGGCCTGGCAGGCCGCCACGGCCGACCCCATCGACGCGCTCCGATACGAGTAG
- a CDS encoding LytR/AlgR family response regulator transcription factor, which produces MPIRALIVDDEPLARTGVRQLVEPLDDVTILGEAPDGDEAVRQIEAQAPDLVFLDVQMPEMSGLEVVREVGVEAMPLTIFVTAYDQYALDAFEAHALDYLLKPIEEDRFEEAMERARQQLRQVEADTLNEQLRGVLREYADGGETGGIERFTIRSRDRIYFVDVEDVQWIESEGDYVALHDGDDAHLVRKTMKKLEEQLDPDQFLRVHRSYIVNVEHIDELRPLDHGTYQLRMANGTPLKTSRGYSDNIDALLDATG; this is translated from the coding sequence ATGCCCATTCGTGCCCTCATCGTTGACGACGAGCCGCTTGCCCGAACCGGGGTGCGGCAGCTTGTGGAGCCCCTCGACGACGTGACCATCCTCGGGGAGGCGCCCGACGGGGACGAGGCGGTGCGTCAGATCGAGGCGCAGGCGCCCGACCTCGTGTTTCTCGACGTGCAGATGCCCGAAATGAGCGGGCTGGAGGTCGTGCGCGAGGTGGGGGTGGAGGCGATGCCGCTCACCATTTTCGTAACGGCCTACGACCAGTACGCGCTCGACGCCTTCGAGGCCCACGCGCTGGACTACCTGCTCAAGCCGATCGAGGAGGACCGCTTCGAGGAGGCGATGGAGCGGGCGCGCCAACAGCTCCGCCAGGTGGAGGCGGACACGCTGAATGAGCAGCTCCGGGGGGTGCTTCGGGAGTATGCGGATGGGGGGGAGACGGGCGGCATCGAGCGCTTCACGATTCGGAGCCGGGACCGCATCTATTTCGTGGACGTCGAGGACGTGCAGTGGATCGAGTCCGAGGGCGATTACGTCGCCCTGCACGACGGGGACGACGCCCACCTGGTCCGGAAGACGATGAAGAAGCTCGAGGAGCAGCTCGATCCCGATCAGTTCCTGCGCGTGCATCGCTCCTACATCGTAAACGTGGAGCACATCGACGAACTGCGTCCCCTCGACCACGGCACCTACCAACTCCGCATGGCGAACGGCACGCCCCTGAAGACGAGTCGCGGCTATAGCGACAACATCGACGCGCTGCTCGACGCCACGGGCTAG
- a CDS encoding sensor histidine kinase: MAAPAASELSALRRFTRRYLQYGTVALLGALLLIEGAGPWLVEWFRTTPGPQLWGRVPFAFVTFAVGLWTRLHLWALLVPGVLALFRWADVRAGLKHGVGWMLVIGAPVAMVHVAIERGIFAVATLTREGIYPNFTTSFDFRAIDPYGIGGWRLAVFLVRRLIADYFTYFIVAALCFAYEHFARSREQEARTQALQAELAQAQLQALRMQVNPHFLFNTLNAITVLVRGGETAKAGRTLRLLSDMLRATFQGVDVQTVPLREEIDLVERYLEIEEIRFEDRLRTEIDVDPAVSEVAVPYLLLQPLVENAVRHGIAPHAEPGTVRVTARPATTHGQKGVELTVADSGPGFSDPPEVLLDESEGVGLSTTKRRLDTLYGEAHALELGPAPDGGARVTIRIPCSPRDTLFPSEKQRKAPAAPAPSA, encoded by the coding sequence ATGGCCGCGCCGGCCGCCTCGGAGCTGTCCGCCCTTCGCCGGTTCACGCGGCGCTACCTGCAGTACGGCACCGTGGCGCTTCTGGGGGCCCTCCTCCTCATCGAAGGGGCCGGGCCCTGGCTCGTCGAGTGGTTCCGGACGACCCCCGGCCCACAACTGTGGGGGCGCGTGCCGTTTGCGTTCGTCACGTTCGCCGTTGGGCTCTGGACGCGCCTGCACCTCTGGGCCCTACTCGTGCCCGGGGTGCTCGCGCTCTTCCGCTGGGCCGACGTGCGGGCCGGCCTGAAGCACGGCGTGGGCTGGATGCTCGTGATTGGGGCGCCGGTCGCCATGGTTCACGTGGCCATCGAGCGGGGCATCTTTGCCGTCGCCACGCTGACCCGCGAGGGCATCTACCCCAACTTCACGACGTCGTTCGACTTTCGGGCGATCGACCCCTACGGCATCGGCGGGTGGCGGCTTGCCGTCTTTCTCGTGCGGCGCCTGATCGCCGACTATTTTACCTACTTCATCGTGGCGGCGCTGTGCTTTGCGTACGAGCACTTCGCACGGTCGCGGGAGCAGGAGGCCCGGACCCAGGCGCTCCAGGCCGAGCTGGCGCAGGCACAGCTGCAGGCGCTGCGCATGCAGGTGAACCCGCACTTCCTGTTCAATACCCTCAACGCGATCACCGTCCTGGTGCGCGGGGGCGAGACGGCGAAGGCGGGCCGCACGCTTCGCCTGCTGAGCGACATGCTGCGCGCCACCTTCCAGGGGGTGGACGTGCAGACGGTCCCGCTGCGGGAGGAGATCGACCTGGTGGAGCGCTACCTGGAGATCGAAGAAATCCGCTTCGAGGACCGACTGCGGACCGAAATTGACGTCGATCCGGCCGTGAGTGAGGTGGCGGTGCCCTACCTGTTGCTCCAGCCCCTGGTGGAGAACGCCGTCCGCCACGGCATCGCGCCCCACGCCGAGCCGGGGACGGTGCGCGTCACGGCCCGCCCGGCCACCACGCACGGCCAGAAGGGCGTCGAGCTGACGGTGGCCGACAGCGGGCCGGGCTTCTCGGACCCCCCGGAGGTCCTTCTGGACGAGAGCGAGGGGGTGGGCCTCTCCACGACGAAACGCCGGCTCGACACGCTCTACGGCGAAGCGCACGCCCTCGAGCTCGGCCCCGCCCCGGACGGCGGGGCGCGCGTGACAATCCGGATTCCGTGCAGCCCGCGGGACACGCTGTTCCCGTCCGAAAAGCAGCGGAAGGCCCCTGCGGCCCCGGCCCCAAGCGCGTAG
- a CDS encoding PKD domain-containing protein yields the protein MVALRSVRPLVLSAGGAVLLVGLLVGVLLPSAHAQSQRADDVFYGRLGGGLSDFTSDLSSWRPTHPFGGGKFTRGAGPPFVFVGEVGYQFSPHWALGIGVQGGNYPVEVYPEIEGISDSYRYTPRVLGRYTIGGGAVAPYIDLGLHATLGGDRPPTRIGAGPSVGGGVDIRLGRAASLYVESRVNLTVPSGAVDGSDSGTRFDMTGQLLGLGLKVHLTAPTPPRIIRLEGPDTLDTGTSVTFAATVNEEAADRPLDYQWDFGDGATATGRTATHAYDRPGRYVVSVSARNRAGTAEASTAVVAEPPPEPPHIATARAAPEPAAAGAAVQFSAAATGGNPIAYEWRFGDGASAEAASPTHTYDTPGTYTARLRVSNPDGDDTRTVTVRVARPAGADTSASGAGPSPTDSTTTPPEPTAPPADTSAQERWGIVVASMSEAGQAALVARRYREQFSGALRVDVRSTEDDRGVRRHRVVIGPFEETEAAQQVLRERAEMLPSGAWLLRLE from the coding sequence ATGGTTGCTCTTCGTTCTGTGCGCCCACTCGTGCTGTCGGCAGGGGGGGCGGTGCTCCTTGTGGGGCTGTTGGTTGGCGTCCTCCTACCGTCCGCACACGCCCAATCCCAGCGGGCGGACGACGTGTTCTACGGCAGGCTCGGGGGCGGGCTCTCCGATTTTACGAGCGACCTGTCGTCGTGGCGCCCGACGCATCCGTTTGGGGGCGGGAAGTTCACGCGAGGGGCGGGCCCTCCGTTCGTCTTCGTTGGGGAGGTGGGGTACCAGTTTTCGCCGCACTGGGCCCTGGGGATCGGGGTACAAGGGGGCAACTACCCTGTGGAGGTATACCCCGAGATCGAAGGCATCTCGGACTCGTACCGCTACACCCCGCGCGTACTGGGGCGCTACACGATTGGGGGCGGGGCCGTCGCCCCGTACATAGACCTGGGGCTGCACGCCACGCTGGGGGGGGACCGTCCCCCAACGCGCATCGGGGCCGGCCCCTCCGTGGGCGGCGGGGTGGACATCCGGCTGGGGCGGGCGGCCTCGCTCTACGTGGAGTCGCGTGTCAACCTGACCGTTCCGAGTGGGGCCGTGGACGGATCCGACTCCGGGACCCGGTTCGACATGACCGGTCAGCTTCTCGGACTCGGGCTGAAGGTACACCTCACGGCCCCGACCCCGCCGCGGATCATCCGACTGGAGGGGCCGGATACGCTGGACACTGGCACGTCGGTGACGTTCGCGGCGACTGTCAACGAGGAGGCGGCCGACCGGCCCCTGGACTACCAGTGGGACTTCGGCGACGGCGCGACCGCGACCGGGCGGACGGCGACGCATGCCTACGACCGGCCCGGGCGGTACGTCGTCTCCGTCTCCGCCCGCAACCGGGCCGGAACGGCGGAGGCGTCCACGGCCGTCGTGGCCGAGCCGCCCCCGGAGCCCCCTCACATTGCGACGGCCCGCGCCGCACCGGAGCCGGCGGCCGCGGGGGCGGCGGTGCAGTTTAGTGCGGCGGCCACGGGGGGCAATCCGATTGCGTACGAGTGGCGGTTTGGGGACGGCGCAAGCGCGGAGGCGGCGTCTCCCACCCACACCTACGACACCCCGGGCACGTACACCGCACGGCTCCGGGTGTCCAACCCGGACGGAGACGACACCCGAACGGTGACGGTCCGGGTGGCCCGGCCCGCCGGGGCGGACACGAGCGCCTCGGGGGCGGGCCCGAGCCCCACGGATTCGACGACGACGCCCCCCGAGCCGACCGCTCCCCCGGCCGACACGTCCGCGCAGGAGCGATGGGGGATCGTCGTCGCCTCCATGAGCGAGGCGGGGCAGGCGGCACTCGTGGCCCGTCGGTACCGCGAGCAGTTTTCGGGGGCGTTGCGCGTGGACGTGCGCTCGACGGAGGATGATCGGGGCGTACGGCGACACCGGGTGGTGATCGGGCCGTTTGAGGAGACGGAGGCGGCCCAGCAGGTCCTCAGGGAGCGGGCGGAGATGCTGCCGTCGGGGGCGTGGCTCCTTCGCCTCGAGTAG
- a CDS encoding SusC/RagA family TonB-linked outer membrane protein: MLRYSVLLLGVLLGALCFSPTSSAQDPATVRGVVTDSTGAPLPGANVRVQGTQTGVSADADGAYELAAVRPGRQTIVFSFVGFEKVSRTLELSAGDTRTLDITLGAGTVDLENVVVTALGVDREERSLGYSVERVSGSDVAEAPEPNVMNNLSGKVSGLNVTGGSGGLASTPRVTIRGESSLAGSNRPLIVVDGIPIDNTPNTQGSDAQTTQVDFGNGLSQINAQNISEMSVLKGPSAAALYGSRAADGVILIETKDGSETDGIGATVRTSVTASRPLRLPDYQNEYGYGNGGEFAYVDGTNAPGWNWGVRMDEGVERPQWQGPRNEAGELVPTEVTSAPNKVRNFFNTGTNVSTDVAVRGGGENSSFRASLSRSDRTGIVPNTDLDRTSTSLSASYDVTDALTVDANANYATTTSDNLPSSGYGSESIMYYFTWGARHVENDLLKDYWREEGTQQAHYDRNWTNNPYFQVNENTNGLDRDRLYGGVSARYEFTDNLNLRARTGLDYSNQGTKQRKAFSSITAPNGWLQETDRTFTEWNSNLLLNYTREVGDFTFEPSVGANFMRQTRRNVQLTAQALSVPDVYNIGNARSNVQADERDEAQEILGVFASGTVSYQDLLFLDLTGRNDWSSTLPLDNNSYFYPSASLSVIVSDLVEVPESLPLSFAKVRASWAQVGNDTDPFRLTNTYTFGEAWGSTQTVVSETDLANANLQPEITSSYEVGTNLRFYGGRAQLDVTYYRSTTRDQILSVPLAQSTGYNSRLVNAGEIRNTGVETRLQLSPIQDWSGFGWDVSLNWTRNRSTVVELADGIDTFVLGEGPFGGSAQAREGGRMGDIYGRVFDRVEAPNSPHTGEIIYEDGLPQLTDNVEKVGNYNHDWRGGIGSTFSYENLQLNVLFDVRKGGLLYSNTHATGIEGGSLEGTTRARNETVVGDGVVQNDDGTFSENTKEAEYVTWLRTYYDRPNVESNSFDATYVKLRELSLRYNFTPDWLTRAGVQNVGVSVTGRNLFLWTDVPHVDPETTISGGDGQIPGFEVQQIPSTRSFGMNVQLDF, translated from the coding sequence ATGCTACGGTATTCTGTACTGCTTCTGGGCGTTCTGCTCGGTGCGCTTTGCTTCTCTCCCACCAGCAGCGCGCAGGACCCCGCTACCGTCCGCGGTGTCGTCACCGACTCCACCGGCGCGCCCCTTCCGGGGGCGAACGTACGCGTCCAGGGAACCCAGACCGGCGTCTCCGCCGACGCGGACGGGGCCTACGAACTTGCCGCCGTCCGGCCTGGCCGCCAGACAATCGTCTTTTCGTTCGTCGGCTTCGAGAAGGTGTCCCGCACCCTCGAACTCTCTGCCGGCGACACCCGGACGCTCGACATCACGCTGGGCGCCGGGACGGTTGACCTGGAAAACGTCGTGGTAACGGCCCTCGGGGTGGACCGCGAGGAGCGCTCGCTCGGCTATTCCGTGGAGCGGGTGTCGGGAAGCGACGTAGCCGAGGCGCCGGAGCCCAACGTCATGAACAACCTGTCCGGGAAGGTCTCGGGTCTGAACGTCACGGGCGGATCCGGCGGCCTGGCCAGCACCCCACGCGTTACCATCCGCGGGGAATCCTCCCTGGCCGGCTCCAACCGCCCCCTCATTGTTGTCGATGGCATTCCAATCGACAACACGCCCAATACGCAGGGCTCCGACGCGCAGACCACGCAGGTGGACTTCGGCAACGGCCTCAGCCAAATCAATGCCCAGAACATCTCGGAGATGAGCGTGCTGAAGGGCCCGAGCGCCGCGGCCCTGTACGGCTCGCGGGCGGCGGACGGGGTCATCCTTATCGAGACGAAGGACGGCTCGGAGACGGACGGCATTGGGGCGACGGTTCGCACCAGTGTGACGGCCAGCCGCCCCCTCCGGCTGCCGGACTACCAGAACGAGTACGGCTACGGAAATGGAGGCGAATTCGCCTACGTCGACGGCACGAACGCCCCCGGATGGAACTGGGGCGTCCGCATGGACGAAGGGGTCGAACGACCGCAGTGGCAGGGCCCCCGCAACGAGGCAGGCGAACTGGTCCCGACCGAGGTGACCTCCGCCCCCAATAAGGTCCGCAACTTCTTCAACACCGGCACCAACGTCAGCACGGACGTGGCCGTGCGGGGCGGGGGCGAGAACAGCTCGTTCCGGGCCTCCCTCTCTCGAAGCGACCGGACCGGCATCGTTCCCAACACCGATCTCGATCGCACCAGCACGTCCCTGTCGGCCAGCTACGACGTTACCGATGCCCTGACCGTCGACGCCAACGCAAACTACGCGACCACGACGAGCGACAACCTGCCCAGCTCCGGATACGGGTCGGAGTCGATCATGTACTACTTCACCTGGGGCGCCCGCCACGTGGAGAATGATCTTCTGAAAGACTACTGGCGGGAAGAGGGGACCCAGCAGGCGCACTACGACCGCAACTGGACGAACAACCCTTACTTCCAGGTCAACGAAAACACCAACGGCCTGGACCGCGATCGCCTCTACGGGGGCGTCTCCGCCCGGTACGAGTTTACCGATAACCTGAATCTCCGGGCCCGGACGGGACTCGACTACAGCAATCAGGGGACGAAACAGCGAAAGGCCTTCAGCTCGATTACCGCCCCCAACGGATGGCTGCAGGAGACGGACCGGACGTTCACGGAATGGAATTCCAACCTCCTGCTCAACTACACCCGCGAGGTGGGCGACTTCACGTTCGAGCCCTCGGTGGGGGCCAACTTCATGCGGCAGACCCGCCGCAACGTGCAGCTGACGGCCCAGGCCCTGAGCGTTCCCGACGTCTACAACATCGGAAACGCTCGTTCCAACGTGCAGGCCGACGAGCGAGACGAGGCCCAGGAGATTCTCGGGGTGTTCGCCTCCGGTACGGTGAGCTACCAGGACCTGCTCTTCCTGGACCTCACCGGCCGCAACGACTGGTCGAGCACGCTGCCGCTGGACAACAATTCGTACTTCTACCCTTCGGCCTCGCTCAGCGTAATTGTCTCGGACCTCGTAGAGGTGCCGGAATCCCTCCCGCTCTCGTTCGCCAAGGTGCGGGCCAGTTGGGCCCAGGTTGGAAACGACACCGACCCGTTTCGCCTCACCAACACGTACACCTTCGGTGAGGCATGGGGCAGCACCCAGACGGTGGTGTCGGAGACGGACCTGGCCAACGCCAACCTGCAGCCCGAAATCACGTCCTCCTACGAAGTCGGGACCAACCTTCGGTTTTACGGCGGCCGTGCTCAGCTCGACGTCACGTACTACCGGAGCACCACACGCGATCAGATCCTGAGCGTACCGCTCGCCCAGTCGACCGGGTACAACAGCCGCCTCGTCAACGCCGGGGAGATCCGCAACACCGGCGTGGAGACGCGCCTCCAGCTCAGCCCGATTCAGGACTGGAGCGGCTTTGGGTGGGACGTGTCCCTGAATTGGACGCGCAACCGGAGCACGGTCGTGGAACTGGCGGACGGCATCGATACCTTTGTGCTCGGCGAGGGGCCCTTCGGGGGCTCCGCCCAGGCCCGCGAGGGCGGCCGGATGGGCGACATATACGGCCGGGTCTTCGACCGGGTAGAGGCCCCCAACAGCCCGCACACCGGAGAAATCATCTACGAGGACGGCCTGCCCCAGCTGACCGACAATGTCGAGAAGGTGGGGAATTACAATCACGACTGGCGGGGCGGGATCGGCAGTACGTTCAGCTACGAGAACCTGCAGCTCAACGTGCTCTTCGATGTCCGAAAGGGCGGGCTCCTCTACTCCAACACCCACGCCACCGGCATTGAAGGCGGCTCGCTGGAGGGCACCACCCGCGCCCGCAACGAGACGGTGGTGGGCGACGGGGTGGTTCAAAACGACGACGGGACGTTCTCCGAAAACACCAAGGAGGCCGAATACGTCACCTGGCTCCGCACCTACTACGACCGCCCGAACGTCGAGTCCAACTCCTTCGACGCCACCTACGTGAAGCTGCGGGAGTTGTCCCTCCGCTACAACTTCACCCCCGACTGGCTCACGCGGGCCGGGGTGCAGAACGTGGGGGTGTCCGTGACGGGGCGCAATCTGTTCCTCTGGACCGACGTGCCGCACGTCGACCCCGAAACGACAATCTCCGGGGGGGACGGACAGATTCCGGGCTTCGAGGTGCAGCAGATTCCGTCCACCCGCTCCTTCGGAATGAACGTGCAGCTCGACTTCTAA
- a CDS encoding SusD/RagB family nutrient-binding outer membrane lipoprotein, with product MRSLHFPSSLRAPSFLALLAIFAVAVASTGCDSRFEDVNDNPNEPKEVTPNLLLPDVIRGSVNTSVNTAHTTGNLVLQYTAKVSFATEIDRYNWAGVGYWQPLYGDLRNVEDMIQIAQERGQPQYEGVGLVLKSWIFSMLTNAYGDVPYSESVAVQEGIETPKYDRQEAIYRGMLADLRRANELLTPGSGSIQGDILYNGDLMKWKKLANSLRLRLLMRLSEKNITLDLEGGDVSVSEAFQSITSAPETAPVFTSNDDNAALEYLDSRPNEWPRHTSRIGTFRTFRLSETLTDTLKHFDDPRLSVFGDPTAASVEDGTPKFVGVPNGLTNDASDGFNGGRDFQSGLNFTRYYEEPDAAKGLIMTYAEVLFLKAEAAERGWTSADAQSHYRNAVEASFGQYGQSTPSGYFGQPGVSYPVDNQTQALERIGTQKWIALFYTGLEGWFNWRRTGIPDIDPSVENVNGDEIPVRFRYPESEQSLNPDNYQAALDRQGDDDINTEMWLLE from the coding sequence ATGCGGTCTCTCCACTTTCCCTCATCCCTTCGCGCTCCTTCTTTTCTGGCCCTTCTGGCGATATTCGCCGTGGCTGTGGCCAGCACGGGCTGCGACAGTCGATTCGAAGACGTAAACGACAACCCAAACGAGCCCAAAGAAGTGACGCCTAATCTTCTGCTTCCGGACGTCATCCGGGGCTCGGTCAACACCTCCGTGAATACGGCCCATACCACCGGCAACCTGGTGCTTCAGTACACCGCCAAGGTCTCGTTCGCCACCGAAATTGACCGGTACAACTGGGCCGGGGTCGGCTACTGGCAGCCCCTGTACGGCGACCTTCGAAACGTAGAAGACATGATCCAGATCGCCCAGGAACGGGGCCAGCCCCAGTACGAAGGGGTCGGGCTCGTGCTCAAGTCCTGGATTTTCTCGATGCTCACCAATGCGTACGGGGACGTGCCCTATTCCGAGTCGGTGGCGGTGCAGGAAGGCATTGAGACACCGAAATACGACCGACAGGAGGCCATTTACCGGGGCATGCTCGCCGACCTTCGGCGGGCGAACGAGCTGCTCACGCCGGGCAGCGGCTCCATCCAGGGGGATATTCTCTACAACGGCGACCTGATGAAGTGGAAGAAACTCGCCAACTCCCTGCGGCTGCGCCTCCTGATGCGGCTCTCCGAGAAGAACATTACGCTCGACCTGGAGGGGGGCGACGTGTCCGTTTCCGAGGCCTTCCAGTCCATCACGAGCGCCCCGGAGACGGCGCCCGTCTTCACGTCCAATGACGACAACGCGGCGCTGGAGTACCTCGACTCGCGCCCGAACGAGTGGCCCCGCCACACGTCACGGATCGGAACGTTCCGGACCTTCAGGCTGAGCGAGACGCTCACCGACACCCTGAAGCACTTCGACGACCCGCGTCTGTCGGTCTTCGGCGACCCGACCGCCGCCTCCGTCGAGGATGGGACTCCCAAGTTTGTGGGCGTACCGAACGGGTTAACCAACGATGCTTCCGACGGCTTTAACGGAGGGCGTGACTTCCAGTCCGGCCTCAATTTCACTCGCTACTACGAGGAGCCGGACGCCGCGAAGGGGCTCATCATGACCTACGCGGAGGTCCTGTTCCTGAAGGCCGAGGCGGCCGAGCGAGGCTGGACGTCGGCGGACGCTCAATCACACTACCGGAACGCCGTCGAGGCGTCGTTCGGGCAGTACGGCCAGTCGACGCCGTCCGGGTACTTCGGGCAACCGGGCGTGTCGTACCCGGTGGACAACCAGACGCAGGCCCTAGAGCGAATCGGGACCCAGAAATGGATTGCGCTCTTCTACACCGGCCTGGAGGGGTGGTTCAACTGGCGACGCACAGGCATTCCGGACATCGATCCGTCCGTCGAGAACGTCAACGGCGACGAAATTCCGGTTCGGTTCCGCTACCCCGAAAGCGAGCAGTCGCTGAACCCCGACAACTACCAGGCGGCACTCGACCGCCAGGGAGACGACGACATCAACACCGAGATGTGGCTTCTTGAGTAG
- a CDS encoding endonuclease/exonuclease/phosphatase family protein produces the protein MPSVRPLRPDLVLALLAALAFSSLGTTGAWAQETPAPQRDRPDSLTVMTYNVLYATPDTGTVRAIEAVDPDVVALQEISEPRLRHIADELDYYFHHSDEHEANEEDTGLLSRYPISRPTRYGALLYLTVDAPIRIANVHLSPYPYEPYALRDNELTPQEAVAQARKTRSPEIKPVLDALAKSVQEDVPTFLMGDFNEPSHLDWTPAAAEAGLHLGLEVPWPTSRAVAERGFRDAFRVAHPDEVKRPGSTWTTLTGDPDEVHDRIDFIYVAGESVSVETAYTVGLRDASPTDRSVSGYPSDHRSVVTTVSLAPSPSDP, from the coding sequence ATGCCCTCGGTTCGCCCGCTCCGGCCCGATCTCGTGCTCGCGCTCCTCGCGGCCCTCGCGTTCTCCTCGCTGGGGACGACGGGGGCCTGGGCCCAGGAGACCCCCGCGCCTCAGCGCGACCGGCCGGATTCGCTGACGGTCATGACGTACAACGTGCTCTACGCCACACCCGACACCGGCACCGTTCGCGCCATCGAAGCGGTCGACCCGGACGTGGTGGCGCTGCAAGAAATCAGCGAGCCTCGGCTCCGCCACATTGCCGACGAACTGGACTACTATTTTCACCACAGCGACGAGCACGAGGCGAATGAGGAGGACACCGGCCTGCTCAGTCGGTATCCCATCTCCCGCCCCACACGATACGGGGCCCTCCTGTACCTGACGGTCGACGCCCCCATCCGCATCGCCAACGTCCACCTGAGCCCGTACCCCTACGAGCCCTACGCCCTCCGGGACAACGAGCTGACGCCGCAGGAGGCGGTGGCCCAGGCCCGGAAAACCCGATCCCCTGAAATTAAGCCGGTGCTCGACGCGCTGGCAAAGTCTGTACAGGAGGACGTGCCGACGTTCCTGATGGGGGATTTCAACGAGCCCTCGCACCTCGACTGGACCCCTGCGGCCGCCGAGGCCGGCCTCCATCTCGGCCTCGAAGTGCCGTGGCCCACCTCCCGTGCGGTCGCCGAACGCGGCTTTCGGGACGCATTCCGCGTGGCCCACCCGGATGAAGTGAAGCGGCCCGGATCCACCTGGACGACCCTCACCGGCGATCCGGACGAGGTGCACGACCGCATCGACTTCATCTACGTGGCGGGCGAGTCGGTGAGCGTCGAGACGGCCTACACGGTCGGCCTGCGCGACGCGTCCCCGACGGACCGCTCGGTTTCAGGGTATCCGTCGGACCATCGGAGCGTGGTCACGACGGTGTCCCTGGCCCCGTCGCCGTCCGACCCGTGA